In Papaver somniferum cultivar HN1 chromosome 1, ASM357369v1, whole genome shotgun sequence, a genomic segment contains:
- the LOC113315146 gene encoding pentatricopeptide repeat-containing protein At1g08070, chloroplastic-like, translating into MFLNLLRSSTNVTQITQIHSQITVNGIALHSHFLSKLIELRLVDYARAFFNQIPSPTDYSWNSMIRLYTLNGFPQKSISLYSEMLKNDCKPSHFTYPSLFKACSSCSSIQLGEQIHTHVLKFGFHYDLFVNNSLIDMYCKCFCIDSAQLMLDEMPETDEVSWNSIISGYVNLGEMEKARVLFEQVPVRRNVVCWTSLINGYGRKGNLNEMFSLFLQMLVSGDEDVEPNSTTMVCLLSACSSPSDSKLGLWVSVFIDVNRIPVTTILSTALIDMNSRCGDLDTARRLFDRMSCNNLVSWNAMITGYVQTARFEEAIRLYDLLQTHSVKPNEITVVNVLSACSGLGALELGKKVHIYLGRNGLDLNVIVAAALVDMYTKCGRVTDGCLVFVKTPNKDVALYNAMILGLAYHGRGSDSLAVFAEMERNGLHPNDITFIGVLSGCNHSGLVEVGRYKFWDMVKKYGLSPKIEHYSCMVDLLGRAGYPNEAFELIQNMEISPDSLIWSSLLSSCRIHRNIELADNIAEVILSIQNPNSGSCILLSNIYASVGRWKDVIRMRRLVKEKGDKKPPGASWIELDGNIHKFVVEDIHHLQSKEIYEIHKFLTDQLKAEGYVPKFAFT; encoded by the coding sequence ATGTTTCTGAACCTTCTTAGAAGCTCTACTAATGTCACTCAAATCACTCAAATTCATTCTCAAATCACTGTAAATGGCATTGCTCTTCATAGTCATTTTCTTTCCAAACTCATCGAGCTTCGATTAGTCGATTATGCACGTGCTTTCTTTAATCAAATACCTTCACCAACTGATTACTCATGGAACTCCATGATTAGACTTTATACCCTCAACGGGTTTCCTCAAAAATCTATATCTTTGTACTCTGAAATGCTAAAGAATGACTGTAAACCAAGTCATTTCACATACCCATCTCTGTTTAAGGCTTGTTCCTCATGTTCTTCAATCCAATTAGGAGAACAGATACATACGCATGTTCTAAAGTTTGGGTTTCACTATGATTTGTTTGTGAATAATTCTTTGATTGATATGTATTGCAAGTGTTTCTGTATTGATTCTGCACAGCTTATGCTCGATGAAATGCCTGAAACAGATGAAGTTTCTTGGAATTCTATTATTTCGGGGTATGTTAATTTGGGGGAGATGGAAAAGGCAAGGGTGTTGTTCGAACAAGTGCCTGTTAGAAGAAATGTTGTTTGTTGGACGTCTTTGATTAATGGGTATGGAAGGAAAGGCAATTTAAATGagatgttttctttgtttttgcaaATGCTCGTTTCTGGAGACGAAGATGTTGAACCTAACTCTACAACTATGGTTTGTCTTCTTTCTGCATGTTCAAGTCCTTCTGATTCTAAACTGGGACTGTGGGTTTCTGTTTTTATAGATGTTAATCGAATACCTGTAACTACAATCTTGAGTACTGCTCTTATAGACATGAACTCGAGATGTGGTGATTTGGATACGGCACGGAGACTCTTTGATCGGATGTCCTGTAATAATTTGGTTTCATGGAATGCTATGATCACTGGTTATGTTCAAACTGCACGGTTCGAAGAAGCAATCAGATTGTATGATCTTTTGCAGACCCAttctgtgaaaccaaatgagattaCAGTGGTGAATGTCTTGTCTGCTTGTTCTGGTTTGGGTGCATTGGAACTTGGTAAAAAAGTCCATATCTACTTGGGTAGAAACGGGTTAGATTTGAATGTGATCGTTGCTGCTGCTCTTGTAGACATGTACACAAAATGTGGGAGAGTAACTGATGGTTGCTTGGTTTTTGTGAAGACGCCAAATAAAGATGTAGCCTTGTATAACGCCATGATCTTAGGCTTAGCATATCATGGTCGTGGAAGTGATTCTTTAGCTGTTTTTGCAGAAATGGAAAGAAATGGATTACACCCAAATGATATTACATTTATCGGAGTTTTATCGGGTTGTAATCATTCAGGGTTGGTCGAGGTGGGAAGATATAAATTCTGGGATATGGTCAAGAAATATGGGTTGAGTCCAAAAATTGAACATTATTCTTGCATGGTTGATCTTCTCGGCCGAGCTGGGTATCCCAATGAGGCTTTTGAGTTGATTCAAAACATGGAGATTTCACCAGATTCATTAATTTGGAGTTCTTTGCTTAGTTCTTGTAGAATTCACCGGAATATCGAGTTGGCTGATAACATTGCTGAAGTTATCCTGTCAATCCAGAATCCAAATTCGGGTTCCTGCATTTTGCTATCAAACATTTATGCTTCTGTTGGTAGGTGGAAGGATGTTATCAGAATGAGGAGATTGGTTAAGGAAAAGGGAGATAAGAAGCCACCGGGTGCTAGTTGGATAGAATTAGATGGTAACATTCACAAGTTTGTTGTTGAGGATATACATCATCTGCAGTCTAAAGAAATTTATGAAATACACAAATTTCTGACAGACCAATTGAAAGCTGAAGGATATGTACCAAAGTTTGCTTTTACTTAA
- the LOC113359558 gene encoding uncharacterized protein LOC113359558, which translates to MTYGIDLSIGYDSEEREIMVYQYMTQRMHRLFQPVPQEVLTRQMVDRQREDGDARMMHDYFGSNCTWEPKNFHQCLGMYRPLFLRILSEIVVADPAFDFQIDCTGKLGHSPHMKMYAVIKCLCKGIDADSTDDYVRMGAPTVYMYVKRFTRVIVRNFGPRYMRLPIREDTETLLAENAARGFPGMLGSVDCMHFQWRNCPTAWAGAFRGHEKKPTIILEDVASYDRWFWHGFFGTPGSDNDLNVLAQSPLFL; encoded by the coding sequence ATGACATATGGTATCGATCTTAGCATTGGTTATGATAGCGAGGAGAGAGAAATTATGGTGTACCAGTATATGACTCAAAGAATGCATAGGCTCTTCCAACCGGTGCCTCAAGAAGTATTGACGCGACAAATGGTGGACAGGCAACGAGAGGATGGAGATGCAAGGATGATGCATGACTACTTTGGATCTAACTGTACTTGGGAACCTAAGAATTTCCACCAATGTTTGGGTATGTATCGACCTCTTTTCTTACGTATTCTAAGTGAAATAGTTGTTGCGGATCCTGCTTTTGATTTCCAAATTGATTGCACCGGAAAACTTGGCCACTCTCCCCACATGAAGATGTATGCCGTAATAAAATGTTTGTGTAAAGGCATAGACGCTGATAGCACAGATGATTATGTCCGTATGGGAGCGCCGACCGTCTATATGTATGTGAAGAGGTTTACTAGGGTAATTGTTCGGAACTTTGGTCCAAGGTATATGCGACTTCCTATAAGAGAAGACACAGAAACATTATTGGCAGAAAATGCAGCTAGAGGGTTTCCTGGAATGCTTGGAagtgttgattgtatgcattTTCAGTGGAGGAATTGTCCAACAGCATGGGCAGGTGCGTTCCGTGGACATGAGAAAAAACCTACCATCATCTTAGAAGATGTGGCATCATATGATcggtggttttggcatggtttctttGGAACGCCAGGGTCGGACAACGACTTGAACGTCTTGGCTCAATCTCCACTTTTTTTATGA
- the LOC113359568 gene encoding B3 domain-containing protein At5g24050-like: MEDKGKGKKIEVSPMSSKSRWDTILGFITSSDDDAFLKKLTEEKEKRRRKNKDEDYEDKQILEFKKMGLSSLEGVKCFVQREMEMEIPDLNKPPPAGSLLNEVEGSCSSRTVEEEGFIPWKTHIPKKKRTMPREEDEEEVSSYIQKKTNNTSFQCLQGSSSTSMKRQKVEEHRVVHVPHQLNQDRQYYDQITKKIKKPQGGGVQTAQLIPDHIKEAIDEVDGTNITWLTEKVLYQSDIRTTQNRLSLPTDCYALLDSIMTEDEKMIYDVSYNKKGLKTRLIDPIPRVWDIDFKYWPSLGNRVFTGNWNKLVAELALVPGCKVQIWCFRIPAGPEPELCFAINIVRPQQKQHRDQKVGVLKF; this comes from the coding sequence ATGGAAGATAAAGGCAAGGGCAAGAAGATTGAAGTAAGTCCCATGAGCAGTAAATCGAGGTGGGATACAATACTTGGGTTCATAACGAGTTCAGATGATGATGCTTTCTTGAAGAAATTAACagaggaaaaggaaaaaagaagaagaaaaaataaagatgaagatTACGAAGATAAACAGATTCTTGAATTTAAGAAGATGGGTTTAAGTTCGCTTGAAGGCGTAAAGTGTTTTGTTCAAAGGGAGATGGAAATGGAAATACCAGACTTAAATAAACCACCACCAGCAGGATCATTACTGAATGAGGTTGAAGGTAGCTGCAGCAGCAGAACGGTTGAGGAAGAAGGATTCATTCCCTGGAAGACCCatattccaaaaaagaaaagaacaatgCCCAgagaggaggatgaggaggaggtTTCTAGTTACATTCAGAAGAAGACCAATAATACCTCCTTTCAATGTCTTCAAGGGAGTTCGTCTACATCAATGAAGCGTCAAAAAGTTGAAGAACACCGGGTTGTACACGTCCCTCACCAACTTAACCAAGATCGTCAGTACTATGATCAAATAACGAAGAAGATCAAGAAACCGCAGGGCGGAGGGGTTCAGACTGCACAGTTGATTCCTGATCACATAAAAGAAGCAATCGATGAAGTTGATGGTACAAATATAACGTGGTTGACGGAGAAAGTTCTATACCAGAGTGACATTCGAACGACCCAGAATAGGCTATCTCTGCCAACTGATTGTTATGCCTTGTTAGATAGCATCATGACAGAAGATGAAAAGATGATATATGATGTATCATATAATAAGAAAGGATTGAAAACTAGATTGATTGATCCAATTCCAAGAGTTTGGGATATTGATTTCAAGTACTGGCCTAGTCTTGGAAACAGGGTTTTTACAGGTAACTGGAATAAATTGGTTGCCGAATTGGCATTAGTTCCTGGATGTAAGGTGCAAATCTGGTGTTTCCGTATACCTGCTGGTCCCGAACCGGAACTTTGCTTTGCCATAAACATTGTCAGACCCCAGCAAAAGCAGCATCGGGACCAGAAAGTTGGAGTACTGAAATTTTGA